One part of the Anopheles merus strain MAF chromosome 3L, AmerM5.1, whole genome shotgun sequence genome encodes these proteins:
- the LOC121598973 gene encoding growth factor receptor-bound protein 2, protein MEAVAKHDFNATADDELSFRKSQVLKILNMEDDMNWYRAELDGKEGLIPSNYIEMKNHDWYYGRITRADAEKLLSNKHEGAFLIRISESSPGDFSLSVKCSDGVQHFKVLRDAQGKFFLWVVKFNSLNELVDYHRTASVSRSQDVKLRDMVPEEMLVQALYDFVAQESGELDFRRGDVITVTDRSDEHWWNGEIGNRKGLFPAIYVAPYHS, encoded by the exons ATGGAAGCGGTTGCAAAGCACGACTTTAACGCCACAGCGGATGATGAGCTGAGCTTCAGAAAGAGCCAGGTTTTAAAG ATTTTAAATATGGAAGACGACATGAACTGGTACCGGGCGGAGCTAGACGGCAAGGAGGGACTGATACCTAGCAATTAcatagaaatgaaaaatcacGA CTGGTACTACGGGCGCATCACACGGGCGGACGCGGAAAAGCTGCTATCGAACAAACACGAGGGCGCCTTTCTGATACGGATCAGTGAATCGAGCCCCGGCGACTTCAGCCTGTCGGTCAAGTGCTCCGACGGCGTGCAACACTTCAAGGTGCTGCGCGACGCACAGGGCAAGTTCTTCCTCTGGGTGGTGAAGTTCAACTCGCTGAACGAGCTGGTCGACTACCACCGTACCGCTAGTGTGTCTCGATCGCAGGACGTTAAACTGCGTGATATGGTGCCAGAAGAG ATGTTGGTGCAGGCTTTGTACGACTTCGTAGCGCAAGAATCCGGCGAGCTGGACTTCCGACGAGGGGACGTCATCACGGTGACGGATCGTTCCGACGAGCACTGGTGGAACGGCGAGATCGGCAACCGGAAAGGACTGTTTCCAGCAATATACGTAGCACCGTACCATTCATAA